A window of Mycolicibacterium madagascariense genomic DNA:
GCTGCACCTGTTCACCGTCCGCAACTTCGCCGTCGGCAATCTCGCGACGGTGTTCCTGTACGCCGCGATGTCCCTGGGAACGCTGATCGTCGCGCTGTTCCTGCAGGAGGCCGTGGGCATGTCCGCGTCGCAGGCCGGGCTGGCGACGCTGCCGCTGCCGGTGCTGTCCTTCTTCCTCGCCCGCCCGTTCGGCACGCTCGCGGGTAGACGCGGGCCCCGCGTCTTCATGGGCGTCGGGCCGGTCGTGGCCGCCACGGGCTTCCTGCTGCTGACGAGGGCGCAGGTGCCGTTCGACTTCTGGACCCAGCTGCTGCCGGGTCTGGTCGTGTTCGGGATCGGCATGTCGATGACGGTGTCACCGCTCACGGCAGCGGTGCTCGCCGCGGTCGACCCGGCGCAGAGCGGGATCGGCTCCGCGGTCAACAACGCGGTGTCGCGGGTCGCGGGTCTGATCTCCGTCGCCTTCACCGGCGTGATCGTCGGATCCGCCTCCGATCACCAGAACGGTTCGGCGGCAATGACTTTCGCCGGGTTCCGAGATGGCGCCACGGTGGTGGCCGGGCTGTTCGTCCTCGCCGGGGTGGTGTCGGCGATCGGGATCAGCAATCGCCAGTGCGACACCAGCCGGATCCCGCAGGCGGCCACCGCGGGGTCGCGCGACAGGGCCGCACCGCCGCCGGCGCTGACCGGACCCGACTGATCGTCAGTTCGGGTGCAGCAGCAGCTCGCGCAGCCTCTCCTCGACCTCGTCGATCGCGACGAACAGCAGTTCGTCGCCACCCTCCAGCGGTTCGTCGTCCTCGGGCACGATCACGCGCGATCCCCGCAGGATCGTCACCAGGGCAGCGTCGCGCGGCAGCTCCAGACGCTTCACGGCCTTGCCGCCCCACGGGGTGTCGTCGGGCAGGGTGATCTCGACGAGGTTGGCCTGGCCCTTGCGGAAACTCATGAGCCGCACCAGATCTCCGACCGAGACGGCCTCCTCGACGAGCGACGCGAGCATGCGCGGCGTCGACACCGCGACGTCCACGCCCCACGCCTCGTCGAACAGCCACTCGTTGCGGGGATCGTTGACCCGCGCCACCACCCGCGGCACCGCGAACTCGGTCTTGGCGAGCAGGCTCAGCACCACGTTGGCCTTGTCGTCACCGGTCGCGGCGATCACGACGTCGAACTCCTCGAGCTTCACCGCCTCGAGCAGCGTCAGCTCGCACGCGTCGCCGAGCCGCCAGTGCGCCGCCGGGATCGCGTCGGTGTCGACGTGGTCGGGGTTGCGTTCCAGCAGCGTGACCTCGTGGCTGTCCACCAGCTCCCGGGCAATCGACCGGCCCACGGCGCCGGCCCCTGCGATGGCGACCTTCACGGGTTCCTCACTGCTCCTCGCGTCCGCATCACTGGTCCTCGGCGTCGTCGCCGGGCGGCTGCGCGGCGATGGCCATGGCCTCGGCGACGTGCCCGGAGATGGCCGCCAGGTAGACCTGGTCGCTGGCCTGGATGACCGTCTTCTTGTCGGGGAGCAGTCCGGTGCCGAATCGGATCATGAACGCCACCCGGCCGCCGGTGACGGCCTCCAACGCCGTGACGCGGTGGCCGACCCAGCCCTCGTGCAGCGGCAGTTCGGTGACGCCCACGTTGCCCGTCGGGTCCCGCCACCGGGTGGTCTCGCTCTCCCTGGTCAGGACGTTGAGGAGCCGGTCGGTCGTCCACGGCACGGTGGCCACCGTGGGGATGCCCAGCCGCTCGTAGACCGCGGCGCGCTTGGCGTCGTAGATGCGGGCGACGACGCGCTCGACGCCGAACGTCTCGCGGGCGACGCGCGCGGAGATGATGTTCGAGTTGTCGCCGGAGGACACCGCCGCGAACGCGCCGGCGCCCTCGATGCCCGCCCGCAGCAGGACCTCGCGGTCGAAGCCCATGCCGAGCACGCGCTCGCCGGGGAACTCGGGGGAGAGGCGGTGGAAGGCCGTGCCGTCGCGGTCGATGACGGCGACCTCGTGACCGATCCTGGCCAATCCATCGGCAACCGATGCACCCACCCGGCCGCATCCCATGACCACTACACGCACGCGTCGATCCTCCCAGTGGTTCGGCAGAAACGGATGTTGGCGAACCTGCGCACCCGGAACGCTACAGCTTTCGAACCTCGGGTGACCGTTGGGCTTACTCTTGGCAGTCGTGTCCAAGCTTTCGACCGCTGCGCGCCGGTTGGTACTGGGTAGACCATTCCGCAGCGACGCGATGGGCCATACGTTGCTGCCCAAGCGGATCGCCCTTCCCGTCTTCGCGTCCGATGCGCTCTCCTCGGTGGCGTATGCGCCCGAGGAGATCTTCCTCGTCCTGTCCGTTGCGGGGCTGACGGCCTACTCGGTGGCCCCGTGGATCGGCGTCGCCGTGGCCGCGGTGATGCTCGTGGTGATCGCGAGCTACCGGCAGAACGTGCACGCCTATCCGTCGGGGGGCGGGGACTACGAGGTGGTGACGACCAACCTGGGCCCCACCGCCGGGCTGACGGTCGCCAGCGCACTGCTCGTCGACTACGTCCTCACGGTGGCGGTGTCGATGGCCTCGGCGATGTCCAACATCGGGTCGGCGGTCCCCTTCATCGCCCAGCACAAGGTGCTCCTCGCGGTCGCGGCCATCCTGCTGCTGGCGTCGCTGAACCTGCGGGGCATCCGGGAGTCGGGGACCGCGTTCGCGATCCCCACCTATGCCTTCATGATCGGCATGTACATCATGATCGGCTGGGGGCTGTTCCAGATCTTCGTGCTCGGCCACCACCTGAGGGCCGAGACGGCGGGCTTCACGGTGAAGTCCGAGCACGGGGACGTCCTCGGCTTCGCAATGGTCTTCCTGGTGGCACGGGCGTTCTCGTCCGGGTGCGCGGCGCTCACCGGGGTGGAGGCCATCAGCAACGGGGTGCCCGCCTTCAAGAAGCCCAAGTCGCGCAACGCCGCGACGACGCTGCTGCTGCTCGGGGCCGTCGCGGTGTCGCTGTTCATGGGCATCATCCTGCTGGCCAAGGCCACCGGCGCCAAGGTCGTCGACTCGGTGGACCAGCTCGGCGGCGCCCCCGCCGGATATCACCCCAAGACGCTCATCACGCAGCTGGCGAACGCGGTGTTCAACGGCTTCCCGATCGGGTTGTACGCCATCGCCGGCGTGACCGCGCTCATCCTGGTGCTGGCCGCCAACACCGCGTTCAACGGCTTCCCCGTCCTCGGGTCGATCCTCGCCCAGGACCGGTTCCTGCCCCGGCAGCTGCACACCCGCGGGGACCGGCTCGCCTTCTCCAACGGCATCCTGTTCCTGGCGTTCGCCGCGATCGCGTTCGTGGTGGCCTTCCGCGCCGAGGTGACCGCACTCATCCAGCTCTACATCGTCGGGGTGTTCGTCAGCTTCACGCTCAGTCAGATCGGCATGGTCCGGCACTGGACGCGGCTGCTGCGCACCGAGACCGACCGCGCGGAGCGGCGCAGGATGTTCCGGTCACGGATCATCAACGCGATCGGCCTGGTCTGCACGGGCACGGTGCTGGTCGTGGTGGTCATCACCAAGTTCCGGGCGGGCGCCTGGATCGCCATCCTCGCGATGAGCTTCCTCTTCGTCGTGATGCGGCTGATCCACAAGCACTACGCGACGGTCTCGCGGGAGTTGGAGTCGCGCGCGGCCGAGGAGGGCGACGTCGTCCTGCCCAGCCGCAACCACGCCATCGTCCTGGTGTCCAACCTGCACCTGCCGACCAAGCGGGCGCTGGCCTACGCGCGGGCCACCCGGCCCGACGTCCTCGAGGCCATCACGGTCAACGTGGACGACGAGGAGGCCCACGAGCTGGTGCACAAGTGGGAGGACAGCGAGGTCTCGGTGCCGCTCAAGGTCATCGCCTCGCCGTACCGCGAGATCACGCGGCCCGTGCTGGGTTACGTGAAGCGCATCATCAAGGACTCCCCGCGCACCGTGGTCACGGTGTTCATCCCCGAATACGTGGTCGGCCACTGGTGGGAGCAGGTGCTGCACAACCAGAGTGCCCTGCGGCTCAAGGGCAGGCTGCTCTTCGAGCCGAACGTCATGGTCACATCCGTTCCCTGGCAATTGAATTCGTCGGAACGGCTCAAGGGCATCGAGGAGCAGCCCGCGCCGGGTGACGCGCGGCGGGGCTTCCTCGATTGACGACCCTCACCCTGACCGTCGGGTCCGCTGCGAACGGCGGCAGCTGCGTGGCCCGCCACGATGGCCGCGTCGTGTTCGTCCGCTACGCGCTGCCCGGCGAGGTGGTCGTGGCGCGCGTGACCGAGGAACGCGGAAGCCACTGGCACGCCGAGGCCATCGAGATCGTCGAGGCGTCTGACGACCGGGTGGACTCCCTCTGTCCGATCGCCGGTGTCGACGGCTCCGGGTGCTGCGACCTGGCCTACGCGACCCCGGCGGCGGCGCGTCGGCTCAAGGGTGGCGTGGTGGCCAACCAGCTGGAACGGCTCGGCGGACACCGGTGGGAGGGCGACGCCGAGGAGGTCGGCGCGGTGGGCGCGACGGGCTGGCGGACGCGGGT
This region includes:
- a CDS encoding potassium channel family protein yields the protein MKVAIAGAGAVGRSIARELVDSHEVTLLERNPDHVDTDAIPAAHWRLGDACELTLLEAVKLEEFDVVIAATGDDKANVVLSLLAKTEFAVPRVVARVNDPRNEWLFDEAWGVDVAVSTPRMLASLVEEAVSVGDLVRLMSFRKGQANLVEITLPDDTPWGGKAVKRLELPRDAALVTILRGSRVIVPEDDEPLEGGDELLFVAIDEVEERLRELLLHPN
- a CDS encoding potassium channel family protein gives rise to the protein MRVVVMGCGRVGASVADGLARIGHEVAVIDRDGTAFHRLSPEFPGERVLGMGFDREVLLRAGIEGAGAFAAVSSGDNSNIISARVARETFGVERVVARIYDAKRAAVYERLGIPTVATVPWTTDRLLNVLTRESETTRWRDPTGNVGVTELPLHEGWVGHRVTALEAVTGGRVAFMIRFGTGLLPDKKTVIQASDQVYLAAISGHVAEAMAIAAQPPGDDAEDQ
- a CDS encoding APC family permease translates to MSKLSTAARRLVLGRPFRSDAMGHTLLPKRIALPVFASDALSSVAYAPEEIFLVLSVAGLTAYSVAPWIGVAVAAVMLVVIASYRQNVHAYPSGGGDYEVVTTNLGPTAGLTVASALLVDYVLTVAVSMASAMSNIGSAVPFIAQHKVLLAVAAILLLASLNLRGIRESGTAFAIPTYAFMIGMYIMIGWGLFQIFVLGHHLRAETAGFTVKSEHGDVLGFAMVFLVARAFSSGCAALTGVEAISNGVPAFKKPKSRNAATTLLLLGAVAVSLFMGIILLAKATGAKVVDSVDQLGGAPAGYHPKTLITQLANAVFNGFPIGLYAIAGVTALILVLAANTAFNGFPVLGSILAQDRFLPRQLHTRGDRLAFSNGILFLAFAAIAFVVAFRAEVTALIQLYIVGVFVSFTLSQIGMVRHWTRLLRTETDRAERRRMFRSRIINAIGLVCTGTVLVVVVITKFRAGAWIAILAMSFLFVVMRLIHKHYATVSRELESRAAEEGDVVLPSRNHAIVLVSNLHLPTKRALAYARATRPDVLEAITVNVDDEEAHELVHKWEDSEVSVPLKVIASPYREITRPVLGYVKRIIKDSPRTVVTVFIPEYVVGHWWEQVLHNQSALRLKGRLLFEPNVMVTSVPWQLNSSERLKGIEEQPAPGDARRGFLD